AAGGTCAAGATCAGCCGCAGCGCCGGGAACATCGAGAAGGTCCTGGCCATCATCAAGGAGGGTGATTTCTTCGGGGAGATGGCGGTCATCGATGGCAGCCCCCGGTCGGCCGCCGCCACTGCGGTGGACGAGGTCAACCTGCTGATAGTGGATAGGGACGCCTTCAAGTCCCAGCTCAAGGACAATCCCATGATCGAATATGTCCTGGAGACCATGACCCGCCGCTTAAGGGACACCAACCGCCAGGTGGAGTTCCTGCTGATCCGCGACGAGATGCGCCGGGTGGTGGCCCTGCTGGTATCCATGGCCAAGGAACGGGGCGCCCAGACGGCAGAGGGGATCGTGGTGGACTTTCCGTATGATTATACCGCCCTGGGCGGTATAATCGGCATCGACGCCACCAAGACCGAGGAGATAGTCAAAAAGCTTTTAACCCTTAAACTGATACGCATCGAGGACAAGAAGCTTATCATCACCAGCTTGGTGGAGATAGATGATTATTTAAGGTTCATCACCCTCAAGGAAAAATTCTCCTCATGACCGGGAACCAACCACGGAAGCACGGAAGCGGATTTTAAGAAATGGTCCGGGGTAAATTGAAATATTTTCAGCGTTTCCATTTTCCGTGCTTTAGTGGTAAAGTGATTTGGTAAAAAGACATAATTTGATTGTGACTGGAATTCATGCGGGAATATCTGGACCTGGTAAAACATATTTTGGACAACGGGGTGCGGCAACCGAACCGCACCGGCGTTTCCACCTACAGCTGTTTCGGCATTTTTTACAAGGTCGACCTGCAGCAGGGCTTTCCCTTGCTGACCACCAAGCAGATGTATTTCAACTCCATGCTGCACGAGTTGCTTTGGTACTTGAGCGGCCAGGCCCATATTCGCGACCTGAAGACCAAGACAAAAATCTGGGATGCCTGGGCCGACGCCGACGGCCGGTTGGAGACGGCCTACGGCAGGTTCTGGCGGCGGTATCCCGTGCCAGACAGCGGGGTAGACGGAGAGAAATGGGGCGACCGGTGGACCCAGAAAGATCCCCAGACCGGGGGTAAGGTTTTCGACCAGATCCAGTACGTGATCGACATCCTGCGGGAGATAAAACATAATCCCACCACGCCCAGCCTGCGCCGGATGGTGGTATCGGCCTGGCATCCCGGCAATGCCGCCGAGAGCAGACTGCCGCCATGCCATTATACCTTCTGTTTCAGCGTATCCGGGAACAAGCTGAACTGCCACCTGACCCAGCGTTCCGGCGACATCGCCCTGGGGATCCCGTTCAACCTGGCCTGCTATTCCCTGCTGACCATGATGCTGGCCAAGGAGACCGGCTACCAGCCAGGGGAGTTCGCCCATACCATCGTTGACGCTCATATTTATGAGAATCACATACCGGGACTTAAGCTGCAATTGGAGCGGGAGCCCAGGCCGCTTCCCAGGATCAGGATTGCCGACAAGCCTCTGTTCGAATTGAAATTCGAAGATGTGACCCTGGAGGATTATCAGTATCACCCAGGAATAAAGTTCGAGGTGGCGGTTTGATCCCTTTGGAGAAATACATTATCGCGGCCATGACCCGGGACCGGGTCATAGGTAAGGACAATAAGATGCCCTGGCACCTGCCGGATGATTTGAAATTATTCAAAAAGCTGACCACCGGCAATACCGTGATCATGGGGCGGAAGACCTATCAGTCAATCGGCAAACCTCTGCCGAACCGCAATAATATCGTGATCTCCAGATCCGAAATGGACATTCCCGGGGCGGTGGTCTGCCAGAGTATCGCCCAGGCTCTGAGCAAAGCGGAGGAATACGGCAAAAAGATATTCTTCATCGGCGGAGCGGAAATATACCGCCAGGCACTGCCTCTGGCCGATTACTTGTGCATATCCTGGCTTAAACAGGATTATCCCGGGGACGCTAAATTTCCTGAGTTCATCGAATCAGCCTGGGAGAGGCTCTCGGAGACCGAATATCCGGAATTTACCAATATTCTTTATAAAAAATAAGATAAGATTTTTAAGATGATCGAACGCTATACATTGCCCAAAATGAAGGCCGTCTGGAGTGAGCAGAACAAGTTCCAGAAATGGCTGGACATCGAGATCCTGGCCTGTGAGGCCCAGGCCCAGCTGGGGCGCATTCCTCTAAAAGACCTGGAGAACATCAAGGCCAAAGCGGGCTTCGATATCGCCCGGATAGACCAGATCGAGGCCGAGGTCCAGCACGACGTCATCGCCTTTCTGACCAGTGTCAACGAGCAGGTGGGCGAATCGGGCCGCTTCATCCACATGGGCATGACCTCATCCGACGTGCTGGACACCGCCTGGGCGGTGCTGATGAAGGAGGCTGGGGAACTTCTTCTGGAAGACCTGAACAAACTGGCGGCGGCCCTTAGAGAAAAGGCCTGGGAACATAAGGACACCCTGATGATGGGGCGCAGCCACGGCATCCATGCCGAGCCCACCACCTTCGGGTTGAAGCTGGCCATGTGGTGGCAGGAGATACAGCGCGACATCCTCCGCATGGAGCGGGCCATCGAAAGCATCTCCTGTGGAAAGATCTCCGGGGCGGTGGGAACCTTCGCCCATATCGATCCCTCGGTGGAGGAATACGTCTGCGAAAAACTCAGGCTTAAGCCCGAGCCGGTGTCCACCCAGATCGTCCAACGGGACCGCCATGCCGAATATCTCTGCACCCTAGGCATCATCGCCTCCACCCTGGACAAGATTGCTTTGGAGATCCGCCACCTGCAGAGGACCGAGGTCCGCGAGGCGGAGGAGCCGTTCTCCGAAAAACAGAAGGGCTCCTCGGCCATGCCCCATAAAAGGAACCCCATAATCTCCGAGCGGATATGTGGGATGGCCCGGGTGATCAGGACCAACGCCCTGGTGGGGATGGAGAACGTGGCCCTGTGGCACGAAAGGGACATCTCGCATTCCTCGGCCGAAAGGATAGTGATTCCGGACAGCACCATTGCACTGGATTACATTCTACAGAAGACCATCTGGCTGATCGAAGGTTTAAGGGTCTATCCGGAGAGGATGAAGCAGAATATCGAGTCATCCGGAGGACTGATTTTTTCGCAGAAACTGCTGCTGGCTTTGGTGGAGAAGGGGATATCACGGGAGGAAGCCTACCGCATCATCCAGCGCAATGCCATGAAGGTGTGGGAGGGGGGCGGAAGCCTCAAGGAACTGGCCTCGGCCGACGCCGAAGTTATGAAAACATTGGACGCAAAAACCCTGGCAGATGTCTTTAACCCCGAAGGTTTCGTCGGAAACATCGGACACATCTTTAAGCGTATCGGGTTGAACGGCCCCAAATAAAAAGATAGGGGGATAAACATGGACATGTTGACATACGGAGCACTAGGACTGGCGGTCCTTTTCCTGGTGCTGTTCATGATCGCCAGCGGCAAGGCCGGCCAGAAGACCGTGGCCTGCGGTATGGCTCAGAATGAGCTCAAGCAGCTGAAGGAGGACGACCGCCGGCAGAGGGATATCATCGCCAGCATGAAAAGCTCCCTGGCCACCATGGAGAAGGACCATTCCGAGCGGTCCCGGGTCTTCATGGTGCTGCTGGAGCTGGCCCGGACCCTGGGAGGCAGCCTGGAAAGGGAAAAGCTGCCGATGCTGTTAAGCAGGATCGCCCAGCAATTGTTCGATGCCGAAGAAGTGATCTTTTTCAAGATCGGCGACGAAGGAGCGGAGCTTGCGGTGGCCGAATCCATCGGGCTGGACGCCAAGATCGCCCAGGAGCTGAATATAAAAGTGGGGGACGGCTACGTGGGGCATACCGCCGGAAAGCGGGTGATCATGGCCAAGGAAGATTTCGAAAACGAGAGCAACCTGATAAAGCAGAAGCTGGAGAACACCAGGGATAAGCGGATCAATCCGATCCTGTGCATTCCCCTGGTGCAGAGAAACAATGTAATGGGGGTGGTCTCTCTGGGCAGGATCCAGCGGCGATCCAAGGAGGAGCGGAACCTGATGATGATCTTCCAGAGCCTGGGATCCATGGCCCTGGACAACGCCGGGCTGTTCGAGAAACTTTACACCAAGGACAAGCTGACCGGCCTGTTGAACCGGAGGTATTTTGACGAGCGGGCCATGGCCGAGCTGAACCGGGCCAAGCGTTTCGGGCACAAGCTGTCATTTACCCTGATGGACCTGGATAATTTTAAGGCCTTCATCGAGAGTAACGGGACCCAGGCCGGGGACAAGGTGCTGGCCCGCATCGGACAGCTGCTTAACGAGTATGTCCGCAAGATAGACATCTCCTGCCGGCTGGACGAGGATAAATTCGCGGCGGCCCTGCTGGAGACCGAAAAGGGCCAGGCCCTGCAGTTTGCCGAAAAGATCAAGAAGATCATTGATTACGATGCCACCATCAACGACCAGGCCTTCAGTTCCCAGCGCCTGACCATCAGCATGGCGGTGTTCACCTTCCCGGATGACGGTATCTCCTACGAGCAGATATTCAAGGAGGCCTCCCAGAAGCTGCATGAGGTGCAGGCCCAGGGCGGCAATAGGATAATAGACGACATCGGCGGAGGAAGCGCATGAAGATCGCCCCGGAGGGAATGCCGACCATAATCATCGCCGGGCTGTTTTTCATAATTGCCCTCATTGTCTGGCTGATCACGAAAAATCAGATACTGGCTTATCTGACCCTGGCCTTTGCCGTGGTGGCCCTGTTCATGATGTTCTTCTTCCGCGACCCACCCAGGCAGGGCAATTACCTTCCGGGACAGTTGATATCCCCGGCCGACGGCAAAGTGGTGATAGTAAAGGAAACGGAGGACGCCTTTCTGTTCAAACAGAAGGTCCTGCAGGTCAGCATCTTTTTATCGCCCCTGGATGTTCACATCAACCGGATACCGATCTCCGGCAAGGTGATATACCAGCAGTACCATCCGGGGAAGTTCTTTCCGGCCTTCGAGGAGAAGGCCTCGCTGGCCAACGAGCAGATGCACCTGGGCATAGAGACCCCCTACGGGAAGATACTGATGAAACAGATCGCCGGGATCCTGGCCCGCCGGGTGGTGTGCTACCCCAGGCTTGGCGATGAGGTGGCCGCCGGGCAGAGGATGGGCCTGATGAAGTTCGGCTCCCGGATAGATCTGCTGCTGCCGCTGGGGACAAAGGTTAATGTGAAAGTGGGGGATAAGGTCAAGGGCGGGGTGACAGTGATTGGAAAGATGAAAGAACTTGTATAAATTGTTTTGTGTTAATGGTTGTGTTTACGGTATATATATTATAAAAATCTATAAGTATAACTATA
The window above is part of the Candidatus Edwardsbacteria bacterium genome. Proteins encoded here:
- a CDS encoding Crp/Fnr family transcriptional regulator, whose protein sequence is MAGQEYEKNFKPGDVIFKQGDDGSEMYLIRTGKVKISRSAGNIEKVLAIIKEGDFFGEMAVIDGSPRSAAATAVDEVNLLIVDRDAFKSQLKDNPMIEYVLETMTRRLRDTNRQVEFLLIRDEMRRVVALLVSMAKERGAQTAEGIVVDFPYDYTALGGIIGIDATKTEEIVKKLLTLKLIRIEDKKLIITSLVEIDDYLRFITLKEKFSS
- the thyA gene encoding thymidylate synthase; the encoded protein is MREYLDLVKHILDNGVRQPNRTGVSTYSCFGIFYKVDLQQGFPLLTTKQMYFNSMLHELLWYLSGQAHIRDLKTKTKIWDAWADADGRLETAYGRFWRRYPVPDSGVDGEKWGDRWTQKDPQTGGKVFDQIQYVIDILREIKHNPTTPSLRRMVVSAWHPGNAAESRLPPCHYTFCFSVSGNKLNCHLTQRSGDIALGIPFNLACYSLLTMMLAKETGYQPGEFAHTIVDAHIYENHIPGLKLQLEREPRPLPRIRIADKPLFELKFEDVTLEDYQYHPGIKFEVAV
- a CDS encoding dihydrofolate reductase, coding for MEKYIIAAMTRDRVIGKDNKMPWHLPDDLKLFKKLTTGNTVIMGRKTYQSIGKPLPNRNNIVISRSEMDIPGAVVCQSIAQALSKAEEYGKKIFFIGGAEIYRQALPLADYLCISWLKQDYPGDAKFPEFIESAWERLSETEYPEFTNILYKK
- a CDS encoding adenylosuccinate lyase, with the protein product MIERYTLPKMKAVWSEQNKFQKWLDIEILACEAQAQLGRIPLKDLENIKAKAGFDIARIDQIEAEVQHDVIAFLTSVNEQVGESGRFIHMGMTSSDVLDTAWAVLMKEAGELLLEDLNKLAAALREKAWEHKDTLMMGRSHGIHAEPTTFGLKLAMWWQEIQRDILRMERAIESISCGKISGAVGTFAHIDPSVEEYVCEKLRLKPEPVSTQIVQRDRHAEYLCTLGIIASTLDKIALEIRHLQRTEVREAEEPFSEKQKGSSAMPHKRNPIISERICGMARVIRTNALVGMENVALWHERDISHSSAERIVIPDSTIALDYILQKTIWLIEGLRVYPERMKQNIESSGGLIFSQKLLLALVEKGISREEAYRIIQRNAMKVWEGGGSLKELASADAEVMKTLDAKTLADVFNPEGFVGNIGHIFKRIGLNGPK
- a CDS encoding sensor domain-containing diguanylate cyclase, with translation MDMLTYGALGLAVLFLVLFMIASGKAGQKTVACGMAQNELKQLKEDDRRQRDIIASMKSSLATMEKDHSERSRVFMVLLELARTLGGSLEREKLPMLLSRIAQQLFDAEEVIFFKIGDEGAELAVAESIGLDAKIAQELNIKVGDGYVGHTAGKRVIMAKEDFENESNLIKQKLENTRDKRINPILCIPLVQRNNVMGVVSLGRIQRRSKEERNLMMIFQSLGSMALDNAGLFEKLYTKDKLTGLLNRRYFDERAMAELNRAKRFGHKLSFTLMDLDNFKAFIESNGTQAGDKVLARIGQLLNEYVRKIDISCRLDEDKFAAALLETEKGQALQFAEKIKKIIDYDATINDQAFSSQRLTISMAVFTFPDDGISYEQIFKEASQKLHEVQAQGGNRIIDDIGGGSA
- a CDS encoding phosphatidylserine decarboxylase family protein, translating into MKIAPEGMPTIIIAGLFFIIALIVWLITKNQILAYLTLAFAVVALFMMFFFRDPPRQGNYLPGQLISPADGKVVIVKETEDAFLFKQKVLQVSIFLSPLDVHINRIPISGKVIYQQYHPGKFFPAFEEKASLANEQMHLGIETPYGKILMKQIAGILARRVVCYPRLGDEVAAGQRMGLMKFGSRIDLLLPLGTKVNVKVGDKVKGGVTVIGKMKELV